In Candidatus Neomarinimicrobiota bacterium, the following are encoded in one genomic region:
- the xseB gene encoding exodeoxyribonuclease VII small subunit translates to MVKQNKKISFEESFTRLDEIVSALEQGSESLEDSLHLFEEGLKLAESLKGKLKDAEHRIQELVSSSDEEPTLDKLN, encoded by the coding sequence ATGGTTAAACAAAATAAAAAAATTTCCTTTGAAGAATCTTTTACGCGTTTAGATGAAATTGTATCGGCACTTGAACAGGGAAGCGAATCGTTGGAGGATAGCCTTCATTTATTTGAGGAAGGTTTGAAATTAGCAGAATCCCTGAAGGGAAAACTCAAAGATGCGGAACATAGAATTCAAGAACTTGTATCGTCCTCGGATGAAGAACCAACATTGGATAAATTGAATTGA
- a CDS encoding NADH-quinone oxidoreductase subunit A: protein MYRDFGTIFIFALLGIVLVYVPLLIQRLVAPSNPTPDKLSTYECGEEPEGSAWAQFNIRFYVIALIFLIFDVEVVFLFPWAVVFEDLGLLAFIEMTIFLGILIVGLAYVWKKKDLDWVKYRVKYGRGRYRNIMEDEPEGDAVGTS from the coding sequence ATGTATCGAGATTTTGGAACCATATTTATTTTCGCCCTTTTGGGGATTGTGCTGGTCTATGTGCCACTGCTGATCCAGCGGTTGGTCGCACCCAGCAATCCTACCCCGGATAAACTTTCAACTTACGAATGCGGCGAAGAACCTGAAGGATCGGCCTGGGCTCAGTTTAACATTCGTTTTTACGTTATAGCGCTTATATTTCTCATTTTTGATGTAGAGGTTGTATTCCTATTTCCGTGGGCTGTAGTGTTTGAAGATTTGGGTCTTTTGGCATTTATAGAAATGACAATATTTTTGGGAATTCTCATTGTTGGACTTGCCTACGTTTGGAAAAAGAAGGACTTAGATTGGGTGAAATACCGCGTAAAATACGGTCGCGGAAGATACAGAAATATCATGGAAGACGAACCGGAAGGAGACGCTGTTGGGACTTCTTGA
- a CDS encoding CoA-binding protein, giving the protein MNETQTIKQIYDLKTIAVVGMSPNPERPSHYVALYLQENGFRIIPVNPGQSEIAGIPCFSSLKDIPYPVDIVNVFRRPEHVLPIAEAAIEMGAKALWLQDGVINEDAGKIAEDAGLMVVMNDCMLRRHRDMRL; this is encoded by the coding sequence ATGAACGAAACTCAAACGATCAAACAAATTTACGATTTGAAAACCATCGCAGTCGTGGGAATGAGTCCAAATCCGGAACGGCCCAGCCATTATGTCGCATTGTATTTACAGGAAAATGGTTTTCGGATCATTCCTGTCAACCCCGGTCAAAGTGAAATTGCCGGCATTCCCTGTTTTTCTTCTCTTAAAGATATTCCATATCCGGTGGATATTGTAAACGTTTTCCGCCGGCCGGAACACGTATTGCCGATTGCAGAAGCAGCAATTGAGATGGGTGCCAAAGCGCTATGGCTTCAGGATGGAGTCATCAATGAAGATGCCGGAAAGATCGCAGAAGATGCCGGTTTGATGGTGGTCATGAATGACTGCATGTTGAGAAGGCATCGAGATATGAGATTATGA
- the serS gene encoding serine--tRNA ligase: MIPISILRDNPDAVKKSLESKGAKINLELILKLDQDLRSIITKLDGLRAKKNKVSETIAELKRNGENPEEDIQAMQTLGTKIDHLESSLQEIKSELNTQLIDIPNLPDETVPIGKDPSQNRVVREWGKKPDPDKKYQTHLEIGKNLNILDMDRGAKISGSGFPLYLGEGARLERTLINFMLDHHESSGYTEVFPPFLTQSSAPMTCGQLPKFADDMYTTEDGNLWLIPTAEVPLTNIHKDEILEEESLPKYYKAYSACFRREAGSYGKDTRGLLRVHQFNKVELVKFVLPETSYNELESLTLQAESVLQTLNLHYRVVELCTGDLSFSAAKCYDIEIWAPGENRWLEVSSCSNFESFQARRGNIRYRRSSDNKVDYLHTLNGSGVATPRLMVALLETYQTEDGTVQLPDALISYMGKEVIS, from the coding sequence ATGATACCTATTTCTATTCTACGGGATAACCCCGACGCAGTTAAAAAGAGCCTCGAATCCAAAGGTGCTAAGATTAACTTAGAATTGATTCTTAAATTGGATCAAGATCTTCGATCTATTATTACAAAACTGGATGGACTTAGAGCAAAAAAAAATAAAGTTTCGGAAACCATAGCAGAATTAAAACGAAATGGTGAAAATCCTGAGGAAGACATTCAAGCCATGCAAACGCTTGGAACCAAAATTGATCATCTAGAATCTTCCCTTCAAGAAATAAAAAGCGAACTCAACACTCAACTAATAGACATCCCCAATTTACCTGATGAAACTGTACCCATAGGAAAAGATCCAAGTCAAAACCGAGTTGTGCGAGAGTGGGGTAAGAAACCGGATCCGGATAAAAAATACCAAACCCATCTAGAAATTGGGAAAAATTTAAATATCCTTGATATGGATAGAGGTGCAAAAATTTCAGGATCTGGATTTCCTCTTTATTTGGGCGAAGGTGCACGATTAGAAAGAACATTAATCAATTTCATGCTAGACCATCATGAGTCGTCAGGTTATACTGAGGTGTTTCCTCCTTTCTTGACCCAATCATCGGCGCCAATGACATGCGGGCAACTTCCCAAATTTGCCGATGATATGTACACAACCGAAGATGGTAACTTATGGCTAATTCCAACAGCCGAAGTCCCTTTGACTAATATTCATAAGGATGAAATTTTGGAGGAAGAGAGTCTTCCGAAATATTATAAAGCATACTCTGCTTGTTTTCGCCGTGAAGCCGGTTCGTACGGTAAAGATACCCGTGGTTTGTTACGGGTACACCAATTTAATAAGGTAGAACTTGTCAAATTTGTGTTACCTGAAACCAGCTATAATGAACTTGAATCCCTCACACTTCAAGCGGAATCTGTTTTGCAGACTCTCAATCTTCATTATAGAGTGGTTGAATTGTGCACAGGAGATCTCAGTTTTTCTGCAGCAAAATGTTATGATATAGAAATTTGGGCACCCGGTGAAAATCGGTGGCTAGAGGTTTCATCCTGTAGCAATTTTGAGTCGTTCCAGGCTCGCCGGGGAAATATCCGCTATAGGCGATCCTCTGATAATAAGGTAGATTATTTACATACATTGAATGGTTCCGGAGTTGCGACTCCCCGACTCATGGTTGCATTGTTGGAGACCTATCAAACTGAGGATGGTACCGTGCAACTTCCTGATGCGCTAATTTCGTACATGGGAAAAGAGGTCATTAGCTAA
- a CDS encoding LysM peptidoglycan-binding domain-containing protein: MLRIISIIIVFCPILDWTPAQDVKGSVGSNGVGATILTAVAQKATPVNGINETGNRLPLLLRDVKVLLAEAMIADVNKDTLEVLYSLDRIFELLAEADQFGEMRPQDREEFDRYEQSLMDLYTHRFETLEVTDASITAEKLRNNITEFVEPLEVEMGSSQFTVIDDRDGHIPLVRNKQVDQFIEFFQTKGKKQFQIWLNRYIEYGELIGEILREEDMPQELIFLAMIESGLNPRAYSKANAAGIWQFIYSTGKSFGLKRTWYVDERRDPIKSTHAAADFLKGLYQEFDHWYLAMAAYNCGEGRVRRAIRLHQTSDFWQLHSLPRETRNYLPYYLAAAIIGRAPDQYGFSSNASSIKPFEFDLVKINQSADLTVIARSAGINLKTLKLFNPELRQSATPSEGSYSLRIPKGRKETFFANFTALPNDQKFAQQNLIHKVKRGESLWTISSRYKVSIHDLAAVNKIRNRHKIQIGQKLTVPIKGGVGVDGGPPGHYKVVYKVKRGDTLGQIAEDYGTRTNHIRRWNNINYGDYIHPKQKLVLWIKG, translated from the coding sequence ATGTTACGAATTATATCGATTATCATTGTGTTTTGTCCCATCTTAGATTGGACGCCGGCACAAGATGTTAAAGGATCCGTTGGTTCCAACGGGGTAGGTGCAACTATTTTAACCGCTGTCGCCCAAAAAGCCACTCCCGTAAATGGAATCAATGAAACGGGCAATCGGCTTCCACTTCTTCTCAGAGATGTAAAAGTATTGCTTGCTGAAGCGATGATTGCGGACGTTAATAAGGATACATTAGAGGTTTTGTATTCGTTGGATCGTATTTTTGAATTACTTGCAGAAGCAGATCAATTTGGGGAAATGAGACCTCAAGACCGTGAGGAATTCGATCGCTATGAACAATCGCTGATGGATTTATATACGCATAGATTTGAAACGCTTGAAGTAACAGATGCATCCATTACGGCAGAAAAGCTGAGAAACAATATTACCGAATTTGTGGAACCACTTGAAGTTGAAATGGGTTCTAGTCAATTCACAGTTATTGATGACCGTGATGGACATATTCCTCTTGTACGAAATAAACAAGTTGACCAATTCATTGAGTTTTTCCAGACAAAAGGGAAAAAACAATTTCAGATTTGGCTGAACCGATATATTGAATATGGTGAATTGATTGGCGAAATTCTTCGGGAAGAAGACATGCCGCAAGAACTCATTTTCCTTGCGATGATTGAGTCTGGACTCAATCCTCGTGCTTATTCGAAAGCAAATGCCGCTGGCATTTGGCAATTTATTTATTCCACCGGGAAAAGTTTTGGACTGAAAAGAACTTGGTATGTTGATGAAAGAAGAGATCCGATAAAATCCACGCACGCCGCTGCAGATTTCTTAAAAGGACTGTATCAAGAATTTGATCATTGGTATCTCGCCATGGCAGCGTACAACTGTGGAGAGGGTCGCGTTCGCCGTGCCATTCGTTTGCATCAGACATCTGATTTTTGGCAATTACATTCTCTTCCGCGGGAAACACGAAATTATCTCCCTTATTATTTAGCTGCTGCCATCATTGGAAGGGCGCCGGATCAATATGGTTTTTCATCGAATGCATCTTCGATTAAGCCATTTGAATTTGATCTGGTGAAAATAAATCAAAGTGCAGACCTGACAGTTATTGCTCGCTCTGCCGGAATAAACTTAAAGACATTAAAATTATTTAATCCGGAGCTTAGGCAGTCTGCAACACCATCTGAAGGCTCCTATTCGCTTCGGATTCCAAAAGGTAGAAAGGAAACATTTTTTGCCAATTTTACTGCGTTACCGAATGATCAAAAATTTGCGCAGCAAAATTTGATTCACAAAGTAAAACGCGGGGAAAGTTTATGGACGATTTCCTCTCGGTACAAAGTATCCATCCATGATCTTGCCGCCGTTAACAAAATTAGAAACAGGCATAAAATTCAAATTGGTCAAAAATTAACAGTACCTATTAAAGGCGGAGTAGGAGTGGATGGTGGTCCACCCGGGCATTACAAAGTAGTGTACAAGGTGAAACGCGGAGATACTTTGGGTCAAATAGCAGAAGATTATGGCACTCGAACTAACCACATTCGCCGTTGGAATAATATCAATTATGGTGATTACATTCACCCAAAACAAAAACTTGTATTATGGATCAAAGGATAA
- a CDS encoding integration host factor subunit beta: protein MTKQNIVDAVSEATGLSKVETEAVMNGVMATIIESLSQNQRVELRGFGTFGVKHRMPKKARNPGTGEAIYLPERHVPTFKPSKRMRTVVNQSLTQ from the coding sequence ATGACAAAACAAAATATTGTTGACGCAGTTTCGGAAGCAACCGGTTTATCAAAAGTTGAAACTGAAGCTGTTATGAACGGTGTAATGGCAACAATCATAGAATCTTTATCTCAGAACCAACGTGTTGAGTTAAGGGGATTTGGAACATTTGGTGTGAAACATAGAATGCCCAAAAAAGCAAGGAATCCCGGCACGGGAGAAGCAATTTATCTCCCCGAAAGACATGTGCCAACTTTTAAGCCGTCCAAACGGATGCGCACCGTTGTTAACCAATCATTAACCCAATAA
- the xseA gene encoding exodeoxyribonuclease VII large subunit, with translation MEPSTDTTLSVSGLTSLIKETLDGAFPALWVSGELSNLSQPSSGHLYFTLKDESAEIRCAMFKGMNQFLRFKPENGMQILLNGKLTVYENRGTYQLIAKRMEPAGLGTLYLAFEALKKSLTEKGWFDIDLKIPIPVYSETIGIVTSKTGAALQDMLKILLRRAPYLNIIVKHARVQGIGAAESIAEGIRALDASNLTDVLIVGRGGGSLEDLWAFNEESVAKAVYECTTPIISAVGHETDATICDMVADLRAPTPSTAAEVVARSSDEIFQKLGMISADMNRSIGNRLRICWQDLDRVNNRQSIVDPKVQLSQKIQWVDSITHQLSRLSQEWFTLSMSKLNGRMQELHALNPEGILERGYAIAMTVPGNKILKHPNELKDNERFEVRLAGGRMAAQKTGKKTS, from the coding sequence ATGGAACCATCCACTGACACCACCCTAAGTGTTTCCGGACTAACGTCCCTTATAAAAGAGACGCTGGATGGCGCATTCCCGGCGCTTTGGGTCTCAGGAGAATTATCCAACTTGAGCCAACCAAGCTCCGGACATCTATATTTTACGCTCAAGGATGAATCTGCTGAAATTCGATGTGCGATGTTTAAGGGAATGAATCAATTCCTTCGATTTAAACCGGAAAATGGAATGCAGATTCTTTTGAATGGAAAACTAACGGTTTATGAGAACCGTGGTACGTATCAACTTATTGCTAAACGGATGGAACCCGCCGGCTTGGGCACATTATATCTTGCGTTTGAAGCTCTCAAAAAATCGCTCACAGAAAAAGGGTGGTTTGATATAGATCTGAAAATTCCGATTCCTGTTTATTCGGAAACAATCGGAATTGTTACCTCTAAAACGGGGGCTGCCCTCCAAGATATGCTAAAAATTTTATTGCGAAGAGCTCCCTACCTGAATATCATTGTCAAACATGCACGTGTTCAGGGAATTGGTGCAGCAGAAAGTATCGCAGAAGGAATTCGGGCATTGGATGCATCAAATCTAACGGATGTTTTAATCGTCGGACGGGGAGGGGGTTCTTTGGAAGATTTATGGGCTTTTAATGAAGAATCCGTTGCCAAAGCAGTTTATGAGTGTACAACCCCAATCATTTCGGCAGTGGGCCACGAAACGGATGCAACTATTTGCGATATGGTCGCCGACCTTCGAGCTCCGACGCCATCTACAGCGGCAGAAGTTGTTGCCAGATCATCAGACGAAATTTTTCAAAAATTGGGAATGATTTCAGCTGATATGAATCGATCTATTGGAAATCGTCTCCGGATATGCTGGCAAGATTTGGATAGGGTTAATAATCGTCAATCTATTGTAGATCCCAAAGTTCAACTTTCACAAAAAATTCAATGGGTAGATTCGATTACGCATCAACTATCCAGACTGTCTCAAGAATGGTTCACTTTATCTATGTCCAAGCTCAATGGCAGGATGCAAGAATTGCATGCCCTAAATCCAGAAGGTATCCTCGAACGAGGGTATGCCATTGCAATGACAGTTCCCGGAAATAAAATTTTAAAACACCCAAATGAATTAAAAGATAACGAACGGTTTGAAGTCCGGCTGGCAGGTGGCAGAATGGCTGCACAGAAAACAGGAAAAAAGACTTCATAA
- the rfaE2 gene encoding D-glycero-beta-D-manno-heptose 1-phosphate adenylyltransferase, whose product MTVWTRAEASSQVRDWQESGLKVVFTNGCFDILHQGHLTLLNQASKEGDRLIVGLNSDASVRRLKGPNRPINSDQKRSASLDALDSVNGVVIFEKDTPLGLIRELKPDVLVKGGDYTEESIVGAQDVKKNGGKILIIPLVEGFSTTKIIEDTLDEKA is encoded by the coding sequence ATGACTGTTTGGACGCGAGCTGAGGCAAGTTCCCAAGTTCGAGACTGGCAGGAAAGTGGTCTGAAAGTGGTGTTTACAAACGGATGTTTTGATATCCTTCATCAAGGACATTTAACACTTCTAAATCAAGCTTCCAAAGAAGGCGACCGTCTTATCGTTGGGTTAAACAGTGATGCTTCGGTACGTCGATTAAAGGGACCGAATCGTCCAATCAATTCGGATCAGAAACGTTCAGCATCCTTGGATGCATTGGATAGTGTGAATGGAGTGGTGATATTCGAAAAAGATACACCTCTGGGTTTGATTCGGGAACTGAAGCCGGATGTTCTCGTTAAGGGAGGTGATTATACTGAAGAATCAATTGTAGGAGCACAGGATGTTAAAAAGAATGGTGGGAAGATTTTGATTATTCCGCTAGTGGAAGGATTCAGTACCACAAAAATAATAGAAGACACTTTAGATGAAAAGGCTTGA
- a CDS encoding NAD(+)/NADH kinase: MIKPKTFGIWANTDKAAVWKMLPEILNWGKSAGLETWLTTRIQKNKPKSVSFECPIIETAEDFKKLDFILSLGGDGTMLSLARAVFDRGTPILGIHLGELGFLAEVIDKDMFQRLDLVAQGKYRITERNVLQCSVSNGSRSRTLFALNDFVINNGPSVRMLNAQLEAGGLFVANYKADGLIIATPTGSTAYSLAAGGPVVVPGLDSMVVSPICPHSLTFRPIVFPAGETLSISFPGETTDSTIDLAVDGQITESLGKDSAVSIKAADYKIKLIEFDDSNYFHTLRTKMGWGKRGEG, encoded by the coding sequence TTGATAAAACCAAAAACATTCGGAATCTGGGCGAATACAGATAAGGCCGCTGTTTGGAAGATGCTTCCCGAAATTTTGAATTGGGGAAAAAGCGCCGGTTTGGAAACGTGGCTAACAACCCGAATCCAAAAAAATAAACCGAAATCTGTGTCGTTTGAATGTCCTATTATAGAAACTGCTGAAGATTTTAAAAAGCTGGACTTCATTCTTTCACTTGGGGGTGACGGTACCATGCTATCATTGGCTCGCGCTGTTTTTGACCGTGGAACGCCCATTCTTGGAATCCATCTTGGTGAACTTGGATTTTTAGCGGAAGTGATTGATAAGGATATGTTTCAGCGTCTGGATTTGGTTGCGCAAGGAAAATACCGCATAACCGAGCGGAATGTACTTCAGTGTTCTGTTTCGAATGGCTCTCGATCCCGGACTTTGTTTGCGCTTAACGATTTTGTAATCAACAATGGGCCGTCAGTCCGAATGCTAAATGCCCAACTTGAAGCAGGCGGATTATTTGTGGCCAACTACAAAGCAGATGGACTAATTATTGCTACGCCAACGGGTTCTACAGCGTACTCGCTTGCTGCCGGCGGACCGGTGGTTGTGCCCGGCTTAGACTCGATGGTTGTGTCCCCCATTTGTCCGCATTCTCTCACTTTTCGTCCGATAGTTTTTCCTGCCGGTGAAACGTTATCTATTTCATTCCCGGGCGAAACAACAGATTCCACAATTGACCTTGCTGTTGATGGTCAGATTACCGAATCCCTCGGAAAAGATTCTGCAGTATCAATAAAAGCTGCAGATTATAAAATAAAATTGATTGAATTCGACGATTCCAACTATTTCCACACACTCAGAACGAAAATGGGTTGGGGAAAACGGGGTGAAGGGTAG
- a CDS encoding 1-acyl-sn-glycerol-3-phosphate acyltransferase has product MIRQGWLILNVGVWTGLFGSVGLIGSLFEKNKGGFMGHVARWWGKTIMMVSRIHYSTRGLSHIQLDQEYIFAGNHESSLDIPLAFAVIPKTLVPVSKIELRKIPIMGWGMTMAGHIFVDRKNRKKSMESIREAQASLITFPRSVLIFPEGTRSVDGELKQFKGGGLMLAIGTGIPVIPMAFCGTADANKKGSYNIKRKPVELRFGPPIDPAQFSFDTRKEFAVKVRESVQSLIENGT; this is encoded by the coding sequence GTGATCCGCCAAGGTTGGCTTATATTGAATGTCGGTGTATGGACTGGGCTGTTTGGAAGCGTCGGATTAATTGGTTCCCTATTTGAAAAAAATAAAGGCGGTTTTATGGGGCATGTTGCCAGATGGTGGGGAAAAACGATTATGATGGTCTCCCGTATTCATTATTCTACAAGGGGTTTATCCCATATTCAGCTAGATCAAGAATACATTTTTGCAGGCAATCACGAATCGTCCTTAGATATTCCCTTAGCCTTTGCAGTTATCCCGAAAACATTAGTTCCAGTTTCTAAAATCGAATTAAGAAAAATTCCAATCATGGGTTGGGGAATGACAATGGCGGGTCATATTTTTGTGGACAGAAAAAACAGAAAAAAATCTATGGAATCTATCCGGGAAGCACAGGCATCTCTCATAACTTTTCCGAGGTCTGTTCTCATTTTCCCGGAGGGGACCCGATCGGTTGATGGGGAGTTAAAACAGTTTAAAGGAGGCGGTCTTATGTTGGCAATTGGTACAGGGATTCCCGTGATTCCTATGGCATTTTGTGGGACGGCTGATGCGAACAAAAAAGGATCCTACAACATTAAACGAAAACCGGTGGAACTTCGATTTGGCCCACCGATTGATCCTGCACAATTTTCATTTGATACCCGAAAAGAATTTGCCGTAAAAGTTCGGGAATCAGTCCAATCTCTTATAGAGAACGGAACTTAA
- a CDS encoding proline dehydrogenase has product MNFPSGNLIEADRTIFLYSPLMSMLNFVLAQILPVIPKVMIKPFSKPYVAGETEDDAMKVVQHLNENGFSVTLDILGEHVESELESGAVTNAYAHLYERISADHLDCNLSIKLTHLGLCIGENIAMKNLEFLIKRAEASGNFLRIDMENSPYTDNTLVIYKQLLQDYPRVGVVLQAYLKRTTNDIELLNSSSFNARICKGIYKESPEITYQDHQEIRDHFSDAVKDILSGEGYAAIATHDLELIDTLEHWILENKIEQSRYEFQVLYGVPMSGRLERLKEAGHRVRIYVPFGPDWYDYSIRRLKENPQIISYVMKNFFRK; this is encoded by the coding sequence GTGAATTTTCCCTCGGGAAATCTCATTGAAGCAGACCGTACAATTTTCCTATATTCCCCGCTCATGTCTATGCTCAATTTCGTCCTCGCTCAAATATTACCCGTGATTCCAAAGGTCATGATTAAACCTTTTTCTAAACCATATGTCGCGGGCGAAACCGAAGATGACGCCATGAAAGTTGTGCAACATTTAAATGAAAACGGGTTTTCTGTTACGTTGGATATTCTTGGTGAACATGTAGAATCAGAACTTGAATCCGGTGCTGTCACCAATGCATATGCACATCTCTATGAACGAATCTCTGCAGACCATCTGGATTGTAATCTATCCATTAAATTGACACATCTTGGTCTATGCATCGGCGAAAACATTGCAATGAAGAATTTGGAATTTTTAATCAAACGAGCCGAAGCATCCGGTAATTTCCTGAGAATTGATATGGAAAATTCCCCTTACACAGACAACACGCTCGTGATTTATAAACAATTACTGCAAGATTATCCCCGCGTGGGGGTGGTGCTTCAAGCATATCTAAAACGGACGACCAATGATATTGAACTACTGAATTCTTCCAGCTTCAATGCACGGATTTGCAAAGGCATTTACAAAGAATCCCCGGAAATTACCTATCAAGATCATCAAGAAATCAGGGATCATTTTTCTGACGCAGTAAAGGATATTTTATCCGGCGAAGGCTATGCAGCTATTGCCACGCACGATTTGGAATTGATTGATACTCTTGAACATTGGATTCTTGAGAATAAAATTGAACAAAGCCGGTACGAATTTCAGGTGCTGTACGGCGTTCCCATGAGCGGACGACTTGAACGGCTCAAAGAAGCAGGGCACAGAGTCAGGATTTACGTGCCATTCGGACCGGACTGGTATGATTATTCTATTCGGCGGTTAAAGGAAAATCCTCAAATAATTTCTTATGTCATGAAAAACTTTTTTCGAAAATAA
- a CDS encoding DUF2851 family protein codes for MMYYPVELQRSLCISDSGFQSERSLEQAWFALLPGTTIITSTGDHLTLINHGILNRNEGPDVLNARLLIHGSIQQGNVEFHLKAEDWFYHGHQHNPKYDHILLHVLGNQSNGIALLPGCVAILEVPQSKKPDCTLRNAVGDPGKVLSNFAQIRWSELVQSFCKNRNNSNDWRRLLLVSSFKMLGKGGNEDSFVCLANRIDFEIFERFKQSYFKMPWKVLGMRPSHRPKKRVELAEALVHFISKWSDEYWSDPKQYFRTMKTALSDVSGSGIRAELMANVFFPAMAAEAIYEGKFVGLSYWKSEWMVLTLPYSYGKYSKRFSHVLSSKQLKSIKVLQGLKKMDEEFCHPRHCIVCPLKKHDCLDAS; via the coding sequence ATGATGTATTATCCTGTAGAATTACAAAGGTCATTGTGCATTTCTGACTCCGGATTCCAAAGCGAACGATCTTTGGAACAGGCATGGTTTGCTCTATTGCCGGGCACGACAATAATTACATCAACAGGGGATCATTTGACCCTCATTAATCATGGAATATTAAATCGAAATGAAGGTCCGGATGTTTTAAATGCAAGGTTGCTTATTCATGGAAGTATTCAACAAGGGAATGTCGAATTCCATTTAAAAGCGGAAGATTGGTTTTACCATGGGCACCAGCACAATCCGAAATACGATCACATCCTTCTTCATGTATTAGGGAATCAATCAAACGGAATTGCATTGCTTCCGGGTTGTGTTGCAATCTTAGAAGTCCCTCAATCCAAAAAACCAGATTGCACCTTAAGAAATGCAGTAGGCGATCCGGGAAAAGTACTATCAAATTTTGCACAAATTCGATGGTCCGAACTTGTTCAATCCTTTTGCAAAAACCGCAATAACAGCAATGATTGGCGTCGGTTATTGTTGGTTTCGAGCTTCAAAATGCTTGGGAAAGGTGGTAATGAAGATTCATTTGTCTGCCTTGCCAACCGCATTGATTTCGAAATATTCGAACGATTTAAACAATCATATTTTAAAATGCCTTGGAAAGTCCTTGGAATGCGTCCTTCGCATCGCCCGAAAAAACGGGTGGAATTAGCCGAAGCATTGGTTCATTTTATTTCCAAATGGTCTGATGAATATTGGTCTGACCCAAAGCAATATTTTAGGACCATGAAAACGGCTCTTTCGGATGTTTCTGGTAGTGGAATCCGAGCAGAACTGATGGCAAATGTTTTTTTCCCCGCGATGGCGGCAGAGGCGATTTATGAAGGGAAATTTGTAGGTCTATCCTATTGGAAATCCGAATGGATGGTATTAACACTTCCCTATTCTTATGGAAAATATTCCAAACGATTTTCTCATGTGTTGTCTTCAAAACAGCTCAAATCTATTAAGGTGTTACAGGGTTTGAAAAAGATGGATGAGGAATTTTGCCATCCGCGTCATTGTATTGTGTGTCCATTGAAAAAGCATGACTGTTTGGACGCGAGCTGA